In Massilia forsythiae, one DNA window encodes the following:
- the hutH gene encoding histidine ammonia-lyase, producing MSHERGATLALQPGALTLADLRRVWNAADAPAAAIGAGGAPALALAPDAYAAIDASAAVVRALIARGDPAYGINTGFGLLARRHIAPDQLERLQRNLILSHAVGTGELLPDPVVRLVLLTKIGSLARGFSGVRPLIVDTLVALYNAGIVPAIPAQGSVGASGDLAPLAHMTLALLGVGRVRVAGALVDAAEALAAAGIAPVVLAAKEGLALINGTQVSTALALHGLFLAERVLEAGMATGALSLDAARGSDAPFDARVHAVRGQPGQIAAAAVYRELVAGSAIRASHLVGDERVQDPYSLRCQPQVMGAALDLIAQAGRTLLIEANAVTDNPLLFPAGAAGDAHGGTPLVISGGNFHAEPVAFAADTLALAIAEIGALAERRIALLIDATLSGLPPFLVREPGVNSGFMIAHVTAAALASENKSLAHPASVDSLPTSANQEDHVSMATFAARRLEQMARNTGAIVAIEWLAAAQGIEFHRPLASSAHLEQVHALLRTTVPAFDEDRFLAPDIEAARGMVMAGALSAVCAPVFAALRPD from the coding sequence ATGAGCCACGAACGCGGCGCCACGCTGGCCCTGCAACCCGGCGCGCTGACGCTGGCGGACCTGCGCCGGGTCTGGAACGCCGCCGATGCGCCCGCCGCGGCCATCGGAGCAGGCGGCGCCCCCGCGCTGGCGCTGGCGCCGGACGCCTACGCCGCCATCGACGCCTCCGCCGCCGTGGTGCGCGCCCTGATCGCCAGGGGCGATCCGGCCTACGGCATCAACACCGGCTTCGGCCTGCTGGCCCGGCGCCACATCGCGCCCGACCAGCTCGAGCGCCTGCAGCGCAACCTGATCCTGTCGCACGCGGTCGGCACCGGGGAATTGCTGCCGGATCCGGTGGTGCGCCTGGTCCTGCTGACCAAGATCGGCAGCCTGGCACGCGGCTTTTCCGGCGTGCGCCCGCTGATCGTCGATACCCTGGTCGCGCTGTACAACGCCGGCATCGTGCCGGCCATCCCGGCGCAGGGCTCGGTCGGCGCGTCCGGCGACCTGGCGCCGCTGGCGCACATGACACTGGCGCTGCTGGGCGTGGGCCGGGTGCGCGTCGCCGGCGCGCTGGTCGATGCCGCGGAGGCGCTGGCGGCGGCCGGCATCGCGCCGGTGGTGCTGGCGGCGAAGGAGGGACTGGCGCTGATCAACGGCACCCAGGTATCGACGGCGCTGGCGCTGCACGGCTTGTTCCTGGCCGAGCGCGTGCTGGAAGCCGGCATGGCGACCGGGGCATTGTCGCTGGACGCCGCGCGCGGCAGCGATGCGCCGTTCGACGCGCGCGTGCACGCGGTGCGCGGCCAGCCGGGGCAGATCGCGGCGGCGGCGGTGTACCGCGAGCTGGTGGCCGGCAGCGCCATCCGCGCCTCGCACCTGGTCGGCGACGAGCGCGTGCAAGACCCGTACAGCCTGCGCTGCCAGCCGCAAGTGATGGGCGCCGCGCTCGACCTGATCGCGCAGGCCGGACGCACGCTGCTGATCGAGGCGAACGCCGTCACCGACAATCCGCTGCTGTTCCCGGCGGGCGCCGCTGGCGATGCGCATGGAGGCACGCCGCTGGTCATCTCGGGCGGCAACTTCCACGCCGAGCCGGTCGCCTTCGCCGCCGACACGCTGGCGCTGGCCATCGCCGAGATCGGCGCGCTGGCCGAGCGCCGCATCGCGCTGCTGATCGACGCCACGCTGTCCGGCCTGCCGCCCTTCCTGGTGCGCGAGCCGGGCGTGAATTCCGGCTTCATGATCGCCCACGTGACCGCGGCCGCGCTGGCGTCGGAAAACAAGTCGCTGGCGCATCCGGCCAGCGTCGACAGCCTGCCGACCTCGGCCAACCAGGAAGACCACGTCAGCATGGCGACCTTCGCGGCCCGGCGCCTGGAACAGATGGCGCGCAATACCGGCGCGATCGTCGCCATCGAATGGCTGGCGGCGGCGCAGGGGATCGAGTTCCACCGTCCGCTGGCCAGTTCGGCGCACCTGGAGCAGGTGCACGCGCTGTTGCGGACTACGGTGCCCGCCTTCGACGAGGACCGCTTCCTGGCGCCGGACATCGAGGCGGCGCGCGGGATGGTGATGGCGGGCGCGTTGTCCGCCGTATGCGCGCCGGTGTTCGCGGCGCTGCGTCCGGATTGA
- the hutG gene encoding N-formylglutamate deformylase: MDFHFKPGTQPLLLSIPHVGTDVPDAIDARFAPCAAARADTDRHLDRLYAFAEELGVSLLSARWSRYLIDLNRPPEDSSLYPGRDTTGLCPVDTFARERLYRPGREPDADEIEERLARYWQPYHRQLQAELARLRALHGQVVLWDAHSIASRVPRFFDGRLPDLNFGSADGKSCAPALQDALQEALRRFQVSAAPARERLTFVFDGRFKGGHITRAYGRPEQGVHAIQLEMCQCLYMDEAPPFAYRPALAARVQPLLRALLQAALAWVRA, from the coding sequence ATGGATTTCCACTTCAAGCCGGGCACTCAGCCCTTGCTGCTGTCGATTCCCCACGTCGGCACCGACGTCCCGGACGCAATCGATGCGCGCTTCGCGCCCTGCGCCGCGGCGCGCGCCGACACCGACCGCCACCTCGACCGGCTGTATGCGTTTGCCGAGGAACTGGGCGTGTCGCTGCTGTCGGCACGCTGGTCGCGCTACCTGATCGACCTGAACCGGCCGCCCGAGGACAGCAGCCTGTATCCGGGCCGGGACACCACCGGCCTGTGTCCGGTCGACACCTTCGCGCGCGAGCGCCTGTACCGGCCGGGCCGGGAGCCGGATGCGGACGAGATCGAAGAGCGCCTGGCGCGCTACTGGCAGCCTTATCACCGCCAGTTGCAGGCCGAACTGGCGCGCCTGCGCGCGCTGCACGGGCAGGTGGTGCTGTGGGATGCGCATTCGATCGCCTCGCGCGTGCCGCGCTTCTTCGACGGTCGCCTGCCCGACCTGAACTTCGGCAGCGCCGACGGCAAGTCGTGCGCGCCGGCGTTGCAGGACGCATTGCAGGAGGCGCTTCGGCGTTTTCAGGTGAGTGCGGCGCCGGCCCGGGAACGCCTGACGTTCGTCTTCGACGGCCGCTTCAAGGGCGGCCACATCACCCGCGCCTATGGCCGTCCGGAGCAGGGCGTGCACGCGATCCAGCTGGAGATGTGCCAGTGCCTGTACATGGACGAGGCGCCGCCCTTCGCCTACCGCCCCGCGCTGGCGGCCCGGGTGCAGCCGCTGCTGCGCGCGCTGCTGCAGGCGGCGCTGGCCTGGGTGCGCGCATGA
- a CDS encoding formimidoylglutamate deiminase codes for MSADAAGGALFARHALLPDGWQADVLLAWDGSGDLVRVEAGAARPGLRPDIRPAHPAPRGDADGAAEAAAPPCVEYVIPGMINLHSHAFQRALGGLAERAGGGAEPDSFWTWRELMYRCANRITPEQLQAVAAQLYAECLRQGYTAVCEFHYLQHDPEGQPYAQPAETAQRIARAAREAGIGLTLLPVLYAHAGFGEAPLAPQQRRFHTDPDRVLRIVEALAPLRGPQLEIGAAPHSLRAATLAQVRALAQALPAGRPLHIHVAEQEQEVRACLRATGRRPVELLLEHGDIDARWCLVHATHLAPHEIAGLAASGAVAGLCPTTEANLGDGLFPLAPYIAAGGRFGIGSDSHVSQSPVEELRWLEYGQRLAGRRRNVACAPGRPDVAAFLWSEALRGGAQAAARPIGSLAPGRRADLLVLDDGHPNLDGLGPDAVLGRFLFCGNDNLVRDVLAGGRWAVRGGRHVDQEAIARRWRTAMRQLRQD; via the coding sequence ATGAGCGCGGACGCAGCCGGCGGCGCCCTGTTCGCGCGCCACGCATTGCTGCCCGATGGCTGGCAGGCCGACGTGCTGCTGGCCTGGGACGGTAGCGGCGACCTGGTGCGGGTGGAGGCGGGCGCTGCCCGGCCCGGCCTCCGGCCCGACATCCGGCCGGCGCATCCCGCTCCTCGCGGCGATGCGGACGGGGCCGCGGAGGCGGCCGCGCCGCCGTGCGTGGAATACGTCATCCCCGGCATGATCAACCTGCACTCGCACGCCTTCCAGCGCGCCCTGGGCGGCCTGGCCGAACGCGCCGGCGGCGGCGCCGAGCCGGACAGCTTCTGGACCTGGCGTGAGCTGATGTACCGCTGCGCCAACCGCATCACGCCGGAGCAGCTGCAAGCGGTGGCGGCGCAGCTGTACGCCGAGTGCCTGCGCCAAGGCTACACGGCGGTATGCGAGTTCCACTACCTGCAGCACGACCCCGAGGGCCAGCCGTACGCGCAGCCGGCGGAGACCGCCCAGCGCATCGCGCGCGCGGCGCGGGAGGCCGGCATCGGCCTGACCCTGCTGCCGGTGCTGTACGCGCATGCCGGCTTCGGGGAAGCGCCGCTGGCGCCGCAGCAGCGGCGCTTCCACACCGATCCGGACCGCGTGCTGCGCATCGTCGAGGCGCTGGCCCCGCTGCGCGGGCCGCAACTGGAAATCGGCGCCGCCCCGCATTCGCTGCGCGCCGCCACGCTCGCGCAGGTGCGCGCGCTGGCGCAGGCGCTGCCCGCCGGGCGGCCGCTGCACATCCACGTCGCCGAGCAGGAACAGGAGGTGCGCGCGTGCCTGCGCGCCACCGGCCGCCGTCCGGTCGAGCTGCTGCTGGAACACGGCGACATCGATGCGCGCTGGTGCCTGGTGCACGCGACCCACCTGGCGCCGCACGAGATCGCCGGCCTGGCCGCCAGCGGCGCCGTGGCCGGCCTGTGTCCGACTACCGAGGCCAACCTGGGCGACGGCTTGTTCCCGCTGGCGCCGTATATCGCCGCAGGCGGCCGCTTCGGCATCGGCAGCGACAGCCACGTGTCCCAGAGCCCGGTGGAAGAGCTGCGCTGGCTGGAGTACGGCCAGCGCCTGGCCGGCAGGCGCCGCAACGTCGCCTGCGCGCCCGGCCGGCCCGACGTCGCCGCCTTCTTGTGGAGCGAAGCGCTGCGCGGCGGCGCCCAGGCGGCGGCGCGCCCGATCGGCAGCCTGGCGCCCGGCCGGCGCGCCGACCTGCTGGTGCTGGACGACGGCCACCCCAACCTCGACGGGCTCGGGCCGGACGCGGTGCTCGGGCGCTTCCTGTTCTGCGGTAACGACAACCTGGTGCGCGACGTGCTGGCCGGGGGGCGCTGGGCGGTGCGCGGCGGGCGCCACGTCGACCAGGAGGCGATCGCGCGGCGCTGGCGCACAGCCATGCGCCAATTGCGCCAGGATTAA
- a CDS encoding HutD/Ves family protein, giving the protein MSTLIPFTGLSPVPWKNGAGSTTEIAVFPPDAGFDEFDWRVSLASIAADGPFSVFHGVERTLALVDGHGVTLDIDGEPTLLSAADPVAAFEGEARVVAKLNRGPSTDFNVMTRTDRCYHQFGRRRLDGPSGFVARAPVTVLFLAEGDSLELRSDEQRIAMVRYDAIVLDQGTTWKLDAGQGMIFIVDIHYYDDEDDLEDEDGYYE; this is encoded by the coding sequence ATGTCCACGCTGATTCCGTTTACAGGCTTGTCCCCGGTGCCGTGGAAGAACGGCGCCGGCAGCACCACCGAGATCGCCGTATTTCCGCCGGACGCCGGCTTCGACGAGTTCGACTGGCGCGTCAGCCTGGCCAGCATCGCGGCCGATGGGCCGTTCTCGGTGTTCCACGGCGTCGAGCGCACGCTGGCGCTGGTCGACGGCCACGGCGTCACGCTCGACATCGACGGCGAGCCGACGCTGTTGTCGGCGGCCGATCCGGTCGCCGCCTTCGAAGGCGAAGCGCGCGTGGTGGCCAAGCTGAACCGCGGACCGAGCACCGACTTCAACGTCATGACGCGCACCGACCGCTGCTACCACCAGTTCGGCCGCCGCCGCCTGGACGGCCCCTCGGGCTTTGTCGCACGCGCCCCGGTCACCGTGCTGTTCCTGGCCGAGGGCGACAGCCTGGAACTGCGCAGCGACGAGCAGCGCATCGCCATGGTGCGCTACGACGCCATCGTGCTCGACCAGGGCACCACCTGGAAGCTGGACGCGGGGCAGGGCATGATCTTCATCGTCGACATCCATTACTACGACGACGAGGACGACCTCGAGGACGAGGACGGCTACTATGAATGA